Part of the Cyclopterus lumpus isolate fCycLum1 chromosome 16, fCycLum1.pri, whole genome shotgun sequence genome, gtgtgtgtgtgtgtgtgtgtgtgtcgcaacACCTTTGGTGTTGTAATGAGTTACAGTGACAGTTTAAAGGTTCAGTTCCCTAAAGTAAAGACTGTAAACATGTTCCCTGGACACTTCTCATTGGACCATTTTACCCCCTGATTgttcgatatatatatatatatatatatatatatatgtatatatatatatatatatatatatatatatatatatatatacatatatataaagagacataaagagacgtaaatagacacaaagagatGTAAAGAGATATAAAGAGTTGTAAAGAGTTGTAAAAAGACTTAAAGAGAAGTAATGTTCATACAGTGAATCTCCAGCTCTTTGTTATTTGTTTAGTACATGTTAGCTTTAGTCTTTGATCTTTAGGTCaacctctgattggctgagcgtCACAGGGATCACAGGCCCGGTTCGAGACCCAGAGGGAACCAGATAATGAGAACAAATACAAAGCCAGACCGACTGGACTTTGCAGCGTCACGCTATGAAATGTGCTCATCTTCTATATTCAGAGTCCAGACAGTCAGCAGAGCTTCCTAGAGGGAGGACGCAGACGGAAATAGCCTCACACGGGGGTCCATGGCGGCCCGCCGCTCGCTCACAGCTCTGCAGGGACCACAGGGACCCGAGTCCACGTGCTCCATTATCTCAACGCTGTTGCGACATAACACGGTCAGAGGGTTTAGTGAAGGTCTGCTAAGGTCCAGATATAAACGCCCTGGACTCCCTCTGCTCCGCCCCTCTCATGTTGTCACGCTCCCTATATAATTATTCTTTTATAAAAAGCTGCTGCGACTCCGAGTTTATTCTGGAGTCTGGCTCGAAGCCAGCTGGCGCCTGAGGGTTAATCAAATATCAGAGGGCATCAGGTCCGTGTGTGTTGTTCATAACACATTCTCAGAAACAGTAACTGAGCTCCAGGAGAACGTCGAGTCGGAGAGCTGATCTGGAGTCAGCTGCACACGGTTCATTCATAATTAAAAACTTCCTGCACAGCTTCTTTTAATTCCAGAGAAAAAACACGACAAAAATATAACAAGGAACGTTTATATTCCATCATGATCtttacatgatatatatatatatatatatatatatatatatatatatatacacacatgaacatgagGCAGCTTCAGACACAAATCCATCTTTATGCTCTCTATCGGGGAAACTAGAGGCGGACCACCAGGAACCGTACTGGGGCCCCGACGGGTTGAACCGGCacattaattataatatttatacgTCTTTACCTTCAGGGGCCTGAAGCTGTGATCCGTGATGTGTTCAAAGACTGTTTCTGTATCTGGGAAAAATAGATTGAATGTTCAGATCTGAATTCATGAGGACCATCACTAAGAAATCACAGAATGATGTaatgaaaactaaaatatgaattatgcttctaataataataataataattttaagaATAATAAGtatgattaattattatattaataataattacaataaagatcattatattataatattgatGGACCCGCCCTTCAAATGTTCTGATACTTAATTTGTGggtttgcaacaaaaaaaacattaaatcacGACAAACAATttatattaaaaagtaaaaaacagaatataaaaaatacataaaataaacaacaataacatattctctccctccctcgacatacacacacacacacacacagacacacacacacacacacacacacagacacacacacacacacacacacacacacacagacacaaagacacacatacacacacacatacatgtaaacAAAGGCTCAGTAGCTTCATGCTGGTTGATCTCCAGGCTCTCTGTTGTCATTTCATGGCAACAAGCCACACCCAGCTGTGACCCTGATCCactgtatcacacacacacacacacacacacacacacacaacaacattacCAAACAGCTCATTTTagtttaaagaagaaaaagaaaatgtatctgcaGCTTCAGCATAAAAACAaacgtttgtttatttatttatatatatatatatatatatttcagataatttcaatttatatatatataaatattcatatataaataaatatatatatttataaaaatatatatatatataaatatatatgtatttatataaatacatatatttttgtaatttgtcttatatatatatatttatatatataaatatataactggAACAGGTCGGGCTGCCTGCGAACACAAAGCAAGACGTCAGCAAAAcgctaaaacacacaaacgtgAAGCGTCCGGTTCCTCAAACATTCAGAGAATCAGTAACGAGGGGCGGAGCCAATCACGACGACCCAGCAGGTTTTACAAACTGCCATTGCGTAATCTCTGTTGATCAACCCACAATGCCacagggggggtggaggaggaaggagggctCAGAGAAACTACTTTTCTCCGGTGCTGGTGCAGCTCGGCCGGCCCACGTGGGGGCGGGGGAGGTCATTTTGAAGGCGTGAAGTCTCGGTCGTCTcagtgtgaagcaggagagGAACCAcgtgtttacttcctgttttactgttGAAACACGACTCAGTCACGTCGAGGTGAAGCTAGCTTACGTTAGCCTCTGACACGCAACAAAGTCAGACTTCTGCTAAACTATATCTTGCTCAAAAAGTTAGTCCTCACGCCCAAAAGTTCAGAGAAACGTGTCCATTTCTGCTCGTTATGTGAATACAGTCTTTAAAACATAAACGTAACAACTTAATTTGtaaaaagattgtgaaatacttagttcGGTGAATTGGACACGTCTCCCTCTCAATGGCCACCATCTTGGTTGCGTAACAGAAGGCATCAAACTTGTGGAACAGCCGTCCGAGGAAGCTGCAGCGGTTTCAGCCGGCTTCATCCGGCATTCGTAGCCATTCCTTTGAAAAACAATGCACCAGGAATTCATAGATGACATTTTGCAAGTTATTACATATGAAGGTTGCAGAAACCCACAAAGAAGAGGTGGTTCCTTCATTTATTTGccatgtgttttgtgtatttcagTAACCCAAGACCACAAGTGTTTTATAAACCTGTTTCCTGTGAgaatggaagtttattttgaaaagaccagcagaaattgacacgtgttgctggtTAGATATCAATCGAACCgttgggtacattgggtagttggATACAtgggtacattgggtagttgggtacattgagtagttgggtacattgggtagttgggtacattgggtagttgggtagttgggtagttgggtagttgggtacattggtagttgggtacattgggtagttgggtacattgggtagttgggtacattgggtagttgggtacattgggtagttgggtagttgggtagttgggtacattgggtacattgggtagttgggtacattgggtagttgggtacattgggtacattgggtagttgggtacattgggtagttgggtacattgggtaCATTGAgtagttgggtacattgggtagttgggtagttgggtacattgggtagttgggtacattgagtagttgggtacattgggtagttgggtacattgagtagttgggtacattgggtagttgggtacattgggtagttgggtacattgggtacattgggtagttgggtacattgggtagttgggtacattgggtaCATTGAgtagttgggtacattgggtagttgggtagttgggtacattgggtagttgggtacattgagtagttgggtacattgggtagttgggtacattgggtagttgggtacattgggtagttgggtacattgggtaCGTTGGGTACGTTGGGTAGttgggtagttgggtacattgggtagttgggtacattgggtagttgggtagttgggtacattgggtacattgggtagttggATACATTGGGTAGTTggtagttgggtacattgggtagttgggCACATTGAGTAGttgggtagttgggtacattgggtagttgggtaGTTGGAacattgggtagttgggtacattgggtGGTTGGAtacattgggtagttgggtacattgggtagttgggtacattgggtagttgggCACATTGAGTAGttgggtagttgggtacattgggtagttgggtacattgggtagttgAGTAGTTGGAacattgggtagttgggtagttgggtacattgggtggttgggtacattgggtagttgggtacattgggtagttgggtacattgggtagttgggtaGTTGGAacattgggtagttgggtacattgggtagttgggtacattgggtagttggaacattgggtagttgggtagttgggtacattggaaagttgggtacattgggtagttgggtacattgggtagttgggtagttgggtacattgggtagttgggtacattgggtagttgggtacattgggtagttgggtacgttgggtagttgggtacattgggtagttgggtacattgggtagttgggtacattgggtagttgggtacGTTGCGTAGTTGTACAACGTGCGcaccgtgtgcatgtgtgcccGGTGCACCACATGGGAGTGACAACACAGAACACAGTGACTTCGTGGTTGAACCCTTAAGTGCGATAAAAGGACTCGGTTCGTCGGCCCTGATCAGCTGATCGACCCTCCGTCGGCTCCAGGCACAATAACAACTCAATCTGTTGCTGTGAATAATCGAGGCCGCGATTCATGATTTTGCTGCATGACCACGACGCCGGTCTGCAGGCAACACACGACATGAGAAAGTGAATCCTTTGATATCGCTTCCTGCCATGTGCAGCCTCCTCACATTCCTGGGAGGCACAGCGAGGGGCGTGTCTCCCTCGCGCTGAATGGGAGAAACAAACCCTGTGAACCCGGAGCTGCTGGCAGACCTCCAACTGCTATCAAAGTTCATCCTCCGGCCTGAAAaggcttgttttcttttctgctcgCGCTCCATTCAGCGCGGACGGCCAGAGGAACGATCCCAAAAGGGGAAGCTTTGAAAGGACCCACATTCAAAGGGTGCAAAAAGAACGTCATGGAGCTGGAAATAAACATCAGAGATAAGTTTCACAGAAGATGGATGAGCCTGTGAACGCTCAACGGCTCACTTCCTGACAACAAAGCCCATGTGCTctgacttcatgtctgtggctctcagctCCAAGCCCATTGGTTCTTACTGAAGACGCTCATCTTTAATCTGTGAAACAGATAACTTTCTCACTCATTAAACTAAAGTTAGCGACTGATATCGTATCGTTACGGTTCGTATGATATCTTATGAAAAAGCCAAATGTTTGTGAATACAgtctttacaaaataaactgtctTCACAAGAAACAACTTAGTTATATTAAGTaaaatattgtgaaatactgagaccataaactcatgtttacaatgtttactgagggaataaatgaaGAGAGACGtaaagtcatttatatagacttctatacaaccagaggagtcgccccctggtggtcagtagagagaatgcagctttaacacatgaagcacagacttctatacaaccagaggagtcgccccctggtggtcattagagagaatgcagctttaacacatagacttctatacaaccagaggagtcaccccctggtggtcaggagagagaatgcagctttaacacatgaagcatagacttctatacaaccagaggagtcgccccctggtgcttTGACTTTACTTTAAAGAACTAGAGGTTGAGGTCTACACTTCATTCTCATGTAAACCACCTctaacacttcctgttttgtatTCCAGCTCAAACTGGAGGACTATAGTTGGTCTGAATGTGCCTCACAGAGCTCCTCCACAGCTGTGAGTGAGACTTCATGACAGGCCTTGAGATTCTGACTTCCTGtatgcccctcccccctcccctcccccagcaGAGCAGTGTTTTCTATGAGTGTTGTCATTCGTATAGTTTTATTAATCTCCTCTTTAgttcctgtcacacacactgagggaTTTCAGaagatttcacacacacacacacacaaccaaaggAAGTGGATGAGGTCACACACACGTTCCTGTTGTGGTGGTGTGTTCAGGGAACAGCTGCCGTCTCAGACAAACAGGAATTGTATTTGCGGGCTCCGCTGACTCACGTACAGGAAGACATGAAAGGCTGAAGCAGTGTGTGACCCACTTCGCCCCCGTTTCACTgtagaaacacaaacatcccGCGCTGGAGGTTCAAACTTCTTTTTGCAGGTTCTTCCTGATTCAAGATACGCTGATTGGGGGTGGACACATTAACAGGAACACCAGAGTCCAGCAACTAAAAAGCTTCTGTTTTTCCAGCTTCAGACTTCTGGGAGGTTTTCATTCAACAACACGATTATGTCTGAATAAACTACGCAATAATAAATGGATTCCTCACAGCAGGTTGTGAACGTCTGACCTTTGAACCCGATGTTGGGACGTCTTTCAACGACAACGTGAAGCCAGTCAAATATTAGAGTGAAGCTTGAGAATAAGAAGCAGACGAGAGAGAAAAAGTGgagagagaacattttaaatatgttttatatcaaTGTGAATCCAGGAAGTCACCGAGAGCAGAAACATGTGAGAAGTTTGGTCCCGTTCATCCGTTTCCATCCAGCTTTTCTAACGACGTAATTCGATCAAAATGCCAAAAAAGCTCCAAACAGTTCctggaaacacaacgttatgcttctggaaacacaacgttatgcttctggaaacacaacgttatgcttctggaaacacaacgttatgcttctggaaacacaacgttatgcttctggaaacacaacgttatgcttctggaaacacaacgttatgcttctggaaacacaacgttatgcttcaggaaacacaacgttatgcttcaggaaacacaacgttaagcttctggaaacacaacgttaagcttcaggaaacacaacgttaagcttctggaaacacaacgttaagcttctggaaacacaacgttaagcttcaggaaacacaacgttaagcttcaggaaacacaacgttatgcttctggaaacacaacgttatgcttctggaaacacaacgttatgcttctggaaacacaacgttatgcttcaggaaacacaacgttaagcttctggaaacacaacgttaagcttcaggaaacacaacgttatgcttctggaaacacaacgttatgcttcaggaaacacaacattatgcttctggaaacacaacgttatgcttctggaaacacaacgttatgcttcaggaaacacaacgttatgcttctggaaacacaacgttatgcttctggaaacacaacgttatgcttctggaaacacaacgttatgcttctggaaacacaacgttatgcttctggaaacacaacgttatgcttcaggaaacacaacgttatgcttctggaaacacaacgttatgcttctggaaacacaacgttatgcttcaggaaacacaacattatgcttctggaaacacaacgttaagcttctggaaacacaacgttatgcttcaggaaacacaacgttatgcttctggaaacacaacgttatgcttctggaaacacaacgttatgcttcaggaaacacaacgttatgcttctggaaacacaacgttatgcttctggaaacacaacgttatgcttctggaaacacaacattatgcttcaggaaacacaacattatgcttcaggaaacacaacattatgcttctggaaacacaacgttatgcttctggaaacacaacgttatgcttctggaaacacaacgttatgcttctggaaacacaacattaagcttctggaaacacaacgttatgcttctggaaacacaacgttatgcttctggaaacacaacattaagcttctggaaacacaacgttatgcttctggaaacacaacgttatgcttctggaaacacaacgttaAGCTTCATCCTCAATCTGTTTGCGATCTGTGATTGAAGTGATTGAAGTCTGATTCATGATGCAACTTGTATTGAGCACAGAAAACAGAAGTGAAACCGTCTCAGGTGTgttcttggtgtgtgtgtgtgtgtgtgtgtctgtgtgtgtgtgtgtgtgtgaagccgaCCCCTCATCAGATGGTATCACCACACCAGCTCGCTGGGTTCCAGTGTGACTGGATGCTCCGCCATTGAAGCGCACGTGAGACCCGAGCGGCCCTCTGATTGGCCGGCGCGCCGCGTGCAGCAGCTCCTTGTATGGTCACGTGGACCGGAGCGTCAGGTTTAGCCCGGCTGCTGTTTCTCTGAAACAGAAATGTACACGgtgttctctctctcacgcacgcgcacacacactattgTCAGCGTGCACACGCTGGACACGAGCAGCTCCACGCGTTTACACGTCGCGCTCTCAGCCGTGTATTTACACATCGTGTATAGCTGGAGATATTTAATGATCTATGTATAGATATGATGTATGCAGGGTCTTTTAATGTGTGCCTTTGAATAAATGTGATTGTTTTGACACAGAAAGCATCGTTATGCATaatctgtaatatatatatatatatatatatatatatatatatatatatatatatatatatatatatatatatattctattgtAACCGGTATCTAAATGTGagcgtaaatatatataaacaatacaaTGGAAACACCATGAGACgtgatgtattatatattaattatcattattattgtgttttaatgtacaTATGGCTGCTTTGTGTCCCATTTGGTGCGGCCCTGTGATGCTTGTCCGCGTGCACTCTGGTTGATTCAGCTCGTGCTCGTGCACGTGTGGACATTTAAACCGGCGTGTAGATTCTCCGTGAATTCGGActcgtaaataaataaatctcgcttttgattgttttgttgGCGGACAGCAGCAGACAGTTATGAGTTATGTAACGGCCACGTGACCGGGGAGGACCAACGCGGCCGCGCGCTCGGGTCCAGACGGGACCCCGGATGTCCGGCTGAACCCCTGAACGAGCGCTGCggtacattttctttcatgatATAGTTTTTATTACAACGCAAAGTCTTGAAATGTCACCCGTACATATCTTCCACTGAGTCCTGCGCGGCCGGGGAGTTTATTTTGGTTGAAggaacccccccctccctgcggGGCAACATGGTACGGTCCGCGACGCGTCATCCATTGTTTACAAATCAACCTCCCCGGGTTCGTTGCGGCGTGGTGAGAGCGAGGAGCGGCCCGACACGGACGTAAACACCCCGAAACCACGCACCGAAACCCGGGTAGCAGCCGCCAGCATGCCGTGCCGGAAGGAGGACTACATCTTCCTGGAGCAGTCCGTGTCCGTGGACTCCAAAGAGGTGGACGCGCTGGTGACGAAGATCGGAGAGGCGCTGcagctgcacaacaacaacaacaacaatagcgGCGGCGCGCACCAGAAGAcggtgtccgtgtccgtgtcctgCCTGCACGGGCTCACCGGCACCGGCAGACCGGAGGCCGTGATCggcggagcaggaggaggtgcggGAGGAGGTCCGGTGCAGAAGCGCCACGGCTGCTGCATGCGGCTCCGGACTCACCGGGCGAGCCCGTACTGCGTCCCCGGGTCTAACGGGGACCGGGACTGGGACCAGATCAGACCGTGGAACAGGAAAAGGAAAGACGACGAGGAGGACCCGCACCGGATGCTGCAGGACTTGATTCTCTCGGGGAACCTGATCAAAGAGGCCGTGAGGAGACTTCAGGTCCCCAGAGCCGCAGACGGCGGGCCGAGCTGATGCTGCCCCGGGGGGCCCGGGGGTCTCGACCGGTCCCCCCGGTCCCCCGCACGGACACACACTGACTGTTTATTAGAATAAAACCTCACAGGACTGGTAGCTATGCGTTTTTctaattgtatttttgtttgtatgaaCCGGGccctccgggggggggggggtccaccaTCTTTAACCGTTTCATTGGAGAAGAAAGTTtatttcaaccccccccccccccttttttctcctttaattttttttgaatGCTGATCTCGTGGGATTTAACGTGATCTCGCGGGAGTTCGTTTGTTTGCTGGTGTGAGTAGTTCTGTGAACAACAAGGCTGATGGATGATTGCGTCACCGGGAACAGAGACCGGAAGTCGGGAGCCTAATTCATTTCTTATTTAAACTGGTCcgtgttgttttttgggggggcagACCCTCATAACGGGGTCCTCCTGAGTCAGGAGACCATTTTGTTTACAatctcatgccccccccccttatgctcatttaatttcatcttcagtgagatatatatatatatatatatatatatatatatatatatatatatatatatatatatatatatatatcctactGAAGGCCACATGCTCATCACTCTGTCAGCAGCGCCACGTTTCTCTCctactttattttgaaagaacatAAACCGGAGAGGAATCTGTTTGtaatggggggggaggggtctctggtcacgtgacttctgtGGTGCTCTCACCTGTGAATTCCCACTGAGgagttgttgtgtttctattccgtgaagaagaagaactgcTTCGTACCGAAGCCTCGTGGAGTTCCTGTATTC contains:
- the gbp gene encoding glycogen synthase kinase binding protein, which encodes MPCRKEDYIFLEQSVSVDSKEVDALVTKIGEALQLHNNNNNNSGGAHQKTVSVSVSCLHGLTGTGRPEAVIGGAGGGAGGGPVQKRHGCCMRLRTHRASPYCVPGSNGDRDWDQIRPWNRKRKDDEEDPHRMLQDLILSGNLIKEAVRRLQVPRAADGGPS